From the Candidatus Paceibacterota bacterium genome, the window AAAATTTACTAAACTTTTTTCGTGTGAGTCGTGAGTGGACTGGGCAGTGTCTTCTTCAAGATGGATTCTCTCTAGTTCAATGCCAGCAAGATTTCCTCCAGAGACGAGAGGGTATTTGTATTGAGAGATCTGGTAACCTTTTGGTATATCAGGATAAAAATAATTTTTGCGATCCCATTCTGTAAAATCGGCAATAGTTCCACCTATGGCTGTACCTACGCGGATAACATGTTTGATTGCTTCTTTGTTGAGGACTGGAAGAGTACCTGGGTGAGCTAGACAGATAGGGCAGACATTTTGGTTAGGTTTTTCTTCATCTGGATTGTTCCTACAAGAACAGAACATCTTTGAATTAGTACGAAGCTCGGCGTGTATTTCCAAGCCAATAGTTGGTATATATTTATTGTTTTCCATATACCGTATAGATTAACATTAATCTGTCAGATGTTGAACCATGAGTTTACGGACCTGCTTTTTCGTAGGCTTCTTCATTCCACGACTGACTTCTATTTCTATAAGTAGTTTCTCTATATCAGATACTTTATAAACGCGGTAATTGTTGATAGGGTGACGTCCTGCTGAGAATTTACCGCTATTGTCCCAATTGCGTAATGTGAGAGGGGTAACACCCAATATCTCGGCTGCTTTCTGTATAGTTATAAGTTTTGTTTGAAGAATATCCATAAAATTAAAGGTTAATAAACATTGATAATAGTTATTAAATATATATAAATTGAATAAAATGTAATCTAAAATTATGCAAATTCTGTCTAAATCGTATTAATGTTTATAAAGGGTAAAATAAGATAGAAAATTTTAATAAAAATTCATGATCAACTTTTAGCTTTACGTTTATAAGTTTAACATATTTATTAAGGTGCAACTCTTAAAAATGTGCATAAAGCCCTATAAACGATTTTAAAGCCAAGTTTTGAATTGAAATTATTGTCTACTTGTAAAACCATCATATTTATTTATATCACACCTTATAATATTAGCCGTATATTTATTGTGTGAGTACTATTTATATACTAAGTTTATCCCTTCCTGATTAAAACAGGTCTCTACACGATCTAGTCGCCCGACTCTTTTAAGTATTGATATATCTTTCCCTATAAATGAAATTACAGCCTCTGAGATTTACGGAGGTTACACCTCCGGAAAAATTACTACATACCTTTTTTTATTTCTGTTTTATAATTTGTTGTCCACAGTTTTCCTGAATATTTTCGTTAAAGATTACGATATAATGATTAGCGAACCAATATGAAA encodes:
- a CDS encoding MerR family DNA-binding transcriptional regulator, which translates into the protein MDILQTKLITIQKAAEILGVTPLTLRNWDNSGKFSAGRHPINNYRVYKVSDIEKLLIEIEVSRGMKKPTKKQVRKLMVQHLTD